One window of Bacillus alkalicellulosilyticus genomic DNA carries:
- a CDS encoding NAD(P)-dependent oxidoreductase codes for MTDKQTTSLREIEKKFQEVHPGLTRQEAIEEANRCLYCYDAPCIQACPTGIDIPTFIKKIASHNLKGSAKTIMTANPIGASCARVCPTEELCEGACVLNHSTKPILIGDLQRYATDWAIKNEQILFSRGQKNGKTVAIVGGGPAGLSAARELSLLGYEVTIYEAADKAGGLNTYGIVSFRLPQVISFWEVNQVKSLGVEIKTNTKVGQDNSVREITDQFDVIVLATGMAHVPALGIEGENANGVYDAIDFVKATKTSELTTDYVGKRVVVIGAGNTAIDAATCSVRLGAENVKILYRRTEEEMTAYDFEYEFAKQDGVEFRWLTAPKRIITDGNGQVKGIECVKMTLGEQGEDGRRSPIPVEGSEFTLKVDVIIKAIGQSRYITLIEEFGLAHKEGVVTISEESFQTSKENIYACGDVIFGKGQGEAMVVTAAEQGKQTAYAIHKKLFGFASETA; via the coding sequence TTGACCGATAAACAAACAACTTCATTACGGGAAATAGAGAAAAAGTTCCAGGAAGTTCATCCTGGCTTAACTCGACAGGAAGCGATAGAAGAAGCAAATCGCTGTCTGTATTGTTATGACGCCCCCTGTATTCAAGCTTGTCCAACAGGTATTGATATTCCAACGTTTATTAAAAAAATTGCATCTCATAATCTTAAAGGCTCCGCAAAAACAATTATGACTGCAAACCCTATTGGGGCAAGTTGTGCCAGAGTTTGTCCGACTGAAGAGCTTTGTGAAGGAGCCTGTGTGTTGAATCATTCGACCAAACCAATCTTAATTGGTGACTTGCAAAGATATGCAACAGATTGGGCCATTAAAAACGAACAGATTCTTTTTTCACGAGGACAAAAGAATGGAAAAACGGTTGCAATTGTTGGTGGGGGACCTGCAGGACTATCTGCAGCGAGAGAACTTTCCCTTCTAGGCTATGAGGTAACGATATATGAAGCTGCGGATAAAGCGGGGGGATTAAATACGTATGGAATTGTTTCTTTTCGGCTCCCTCAAGTCATTTCGTTTTGGGAAGTAAATCAAGTGAAGAGCTTAGGCGTTGAGATAAAAACGAATACAAAAGTTGGTCAAGATAACTCTGTGAGGGAAATTACAGACCAATTCGACGTTATTGTTTTGGCAACTGGGATGGCTCATGTTCCTGCTCTTGGAATTGAAGGGGAAAATGCAAATGGTGTGTACGATGCGATTGACTTTGTGAAGGCAACGAAGACTTCTGAGCTGACAACAGATTATGTTGGGAAAAGAGTGGTCGTCATTGGAGCCGGAAATACAGCAATTGATGCAGCGACTTGTTCCGTAAGACTTGGGGCAGAAAATGTGAAAATATTATACCGCAGAACGGAAGAAGAAATGACTGCGTATGATTTTGAATATGAATTTGCTAAACAAGATGGTGTTGAATTTAGATGGCTAACCGCGCCAAAACGAATTATTACAGATGGCAATGGTCAGGTAAAAGGAATTGAATGTGTAAAAATGACCCTTGGTGAGCAAGGGGAGGATGGACGTCGAAGTCCAATCCCAGTGGAAGGGTCAGAATTTACATTAAAAGTAGATGTCATTATAAAAGCGATTGGTCAATCACGTTACATTACGTTAATTGAAGAGTTTGGTTTAGCCCACAAGGAAGGCGTGGTCACAATTTCAGAAGAGTCATTTCAAACGTCAAAAGAAAATATTTATGCCTGTGGTGATGTGATTTTTGGCAAAGGGCAAGGAGAAGCAATGGTTGTTACAGCAGCGGAGCAGGGGAAACAAACAGCCTATGCCATTCATAAAAAATTATTTGGTTTTGCTTCAGAAACTGCGTAA
- the pssA gene encoding CDP-diacylglycerol--serine O-phosphatidyltransferase, translating to MPFMKMIPNMFTLGNLYCGFLSIGFAADGQYKNAAILILIGMMLDSMDGRLARMLNADSELGKELDSLADIVTFGVAPSFLVYYTYFFQFGLLGFAVAGLFPLFGAYRLARFNISTTKASSNYFTGVPITAAGGILALLTLFGGYFPEIITTVIFTALCFLMVSKLKIPSLKEVPLPKYGTIVTIFLGSLLFVIYQGTYGQFPYLIYIATPLYIAYLAYRFKKGKDRKKQEKESEEEVIKD from the coding sequence ATGCCATTTATGAAAATGATTCCGAACATGTTCACATTAGGAAACTTATATTGCGGCTTTTTATCGATCGGTTTTGCTGCTGATGGACAATATAAAAACGCAGCGATTTTGATTTTAATTGGAATGATGTTAGACAGTATGGATGGACGACTTGCAAGAATGTTGAATGCTGATTCTGAGTTGGGTAAGGAATTAGACTCTTTAGCAGATATTGTTACGTTTGGCGTGGCCCCATCATTTTTAGTGTATTATACATATTTCTTTCAGTTTGGACTGCTAGGATTTGCGGTAGCCGGGTTGTTTCCTTTATTCGGTGCATATCGTCTAGCTCGATTTAATATTAGCACGACGAAAGCATCTTCCAATTATTTTACTGGTGTACCGATAACAGCTGCAGGTGGAATATTGGCTTTATTAACGTTATTCGGTGGTTATTTCCCAGAGATTATTACAACCGTTATTTTTACGGCATTATGTTTTCTTATGGTGAGTAAGCTTAAAATACCGAGTTTAAAGGAAGTTCCATTACCGAAGTATGGAACGATTGTCACGATATTTTTAGGGTCTTTACTGTTTGTTATTTATCAAGGGACATATGGTCAATTCCCTTACTTGATTTACATTGCAACGCCACTCTACATCGCTTATTTAGCATACCGCTTTAAAAAAGGAAAGGACCGGAAAAAACAAGAAAAAGAAAGCGAAGAGGAAGTTATAAAAGATTGA
- a CDS encoding MASE3 domain-containing protein: MGLTKIEKNTVTIAVVGLLSLLALFSHISIYLHIENHLLAHTILEMISVAISVSIVIYGWFTFSITKSLPTFVLTIGFMVVAFFDLVHTFSYPGVNLLEPNLQASVWFWLIARLTEAFTIVMILALHHRDQTVGRPYMKYVVLLITSGLVFTLKYVISSYSNVLPILVEPGIGPTTIKNSIEYGVAFIHLIAIVYLWKVYKRDKNAYYLNLILAFYFLILASLSLTVYTDVNDATIIIGHIFKVIGYFYILKGFYYFYLHRPFEKKHHTEQQLADLESQLVSFFQETKDAMVIYNLSQNKIIRRNQAFELTFGYETKAEREVKYAIQKYIENKKRKKGTDHFQTTLKSIDNYEVDVYLTSAPILSKSTKLFAIMIRDISVQVKAERKIEQARRELQETIQQHHGVIFKLKKQNGVFVITLVDGKLVHQKGIIPEAIIGMDVKQAFPLLISSEVETLLWKAWNGEEIVYNHYSAVGEVLLFSVIPLRREGKVVELIGTISDITTLIKTEELLRKSEKLSVIGELAAGFAHEIRNPLTTIKGFLQLIQTEEKEQKNDYLTIMLNEISRLEMITNEFMVVAKPQAVKYIKTDIIEIVEKVIQFLRPQTILNSIEIFLEVNEESAFVYCDVNQLKQVFINLYKNAMEAMPDGGNIKTQIFVTDDNVTISIIDEGCGIPEEIIPRLGEPFYTLKEKGTGLGLMVSHKIIDSHHGSIEITSQVNIGTTITITLPLIKE, encoded by the coding sequence ATGGGTTTAACAAAGATAGAGAAAAACACTGTTACTATAGCTGTAGTTGGCTTACTTTCCCTGTTGGCTCTTTTTTCCCATATTTCAATTTATTTACATATTGAAAATCATCTACTTGCACATACGATATTAGAGATGATAAGTGTAGCTATTTCTGTTTCGATAGTGATTTATGGTTGGTTTACATTTTCAATTACCAAATCCCTACCAACATTTGTATTGACCATTGGATTTATGGTTGTTGCCTTTTTTGACTTAGTACATACCTTTTCGTATCCTGGCGTTAATTTGTTAGAACCCAATTTACAAGCATCGGTGTGGTTTTGGCTTATTGCGCGTTTAACCGAAGCGTTCACGATTGTAATGATATTAGCACTTCATCATCGAGACCAAACTGTTGGCAGACCTTACATGAAGTACGTCGTCTTATTGATAACGTCTGGATTGGTGTTTACCTTAAAATATGTGATATCCTCATATTCAAATGTCCTCCCTATACTAGTGGAACCTGGAATTGGACCAACGACGATAAAAAATTCAATTGAATATGGCGTAGCTTTTATTCATCTTATAGCGATTGTATATTTATGGAAAGTGTATAAAAGAGATAAAAATGCTTATTATTTAAACTTAATATTGGCCTTTTATTTTTTAATCCTGGCTAGTTTGTCTCTCACTGTATATACAGATGTCAATGATGCAACGATTATCATTGGGCACATCTTTAAAGTTATTGGCTATTTTTACATTCTTAAGGGTTTTTATTACTTTTATCTTCATCGCCCATTTGAGAAAAAACATCATACCGAACAACAACTTGCTGATTTAGAAAGCCAGCTAGTCTCTTTCTTTCAAGAAACCAAGGATGCAATGGTCATCTATAATCTTAGTCAAAATAAAATAATCCGTAGAAATCAGGCATTTGAACTAACCTTTGGTTATGAAACAAAAGCTGAGCGGGAAGTCAAATATGCAATTCAAAAATATATTGAAAATAAAAAAAGAAAGAAAGGTACAGATCATTTCCAGACAACGTTAAAAAGTATAGATAATTACGAAGTCGACGTTTATTTAACAAGTGCACCGATTTTAAGCAAAAGCACAAAGTTGTTTGCAATTATGATTAGAGATATCTCTGTTCAAGTGAAAGCGGAGAGGAAAATAGAACAAGCACGAAGAGAATTACAAGAGACAATTCAACAGCATCATGGTGTTATATTTAAATTGAAAAAGCAAAACGGCGTTTTTGTCATTACATTGGTCGATGGTAAATTGGTACATCAAAAAGGTATCATTCCAGAAGCGATTATCGGTATGGATGTAAAACAAGCCTTTCCGCTACTCATTTCAAGTGAAGTTGAAACGCTGCTATGGAAGGCTTGGAACGGTGAAGAAATTGTCTATAATCATTACTCAGCTGTTGGAGAGGTATTATTATTTTCTGTTATTCCATTAAGACGAGAAGGAAAGGTTGTCGAATTAATAGGGACGATAAGTGACATCACTACACTTATAAAAACAGAAGAATTGCTACGGAAATCAGAGAAATTGTCAGTCATTGGAGAATTAGCTGCTGGGTTTGCACATGAAATAAGAAATCCATTAACAACGATTAAAGGGTTTTTGCAGCTAATTCAAACAGAAGAAAAAGAACAGAAAAATGATTATTTAACCATTATGCTTAATGAAATAAGTCGACTTGAGATGATAACAAATGAATTTATGGTCGTGGCTAAGCCACAGGCTGTTAAATATATTAAGACTGATATTATTGAAATTGTTGAAAAGGTGATTCAATTTCTTCGACCACAAACCATATTAAACAGTATAGAGATTTTTCTAGAAGTAAATGAAGAATCTGCCTTTGTATATTGTGATGTGAATCAATTAAAGCAAGTGTTTATAAACCTATATAAAAACGCAATGGAAGCTATGCCTGACGGAGGTAATATCAAGACCCAAATCTTTGTTACCGATGATAATGTAACCATTTCTATCATTGATGAGGGTTGCGGAATACCAGAAGAGATTATACCTCGTTTAGGAGAGCCCTTTTATACGCTAAAGGAAAAAGGGACAGGCTTAGGTTTAATGGTTAGCCATAAAATCATAGATTCTCATCATGGTAGCATTGAAATTACTAGTCAGGTTAATATTGGAACAACAATTACAATTACTCTTCCTTTAATAAAAGAATAA
- a CDS encoding nitrilase-related carbon-nitrogen hydrolase — protein MSDKVTIGLIQASHDVHGDEPVEVHKEKAIEKHIALVREAKNKGAQIVCLQEIFYGPYFCAEQTTKWYESAEEIPNGPTTKLFQELAKELEIVIILPIYEREGISTYYNTAAVIDADGSYLGKYRKQHIPHVGVGNEGCGFWEKYYFKPGNNGYQVFDTAFAKVGVYICYDRHFPEGARLLGLHGAEIVFNPSATVAGLSEYLWKLEQPAHAVANGYYIAAINRVGVEAPWNMGEFYGQSYLADPRGSFVAMGSRDKDEIIIGEMDKRMIREVRDTWQFYRDRRPETYKDMTALLP, from the coding sequence ATGTCTGACAAAGTAACGATTGGACTTATTCAAGCTTCTCATGATGTTCATGGTGATGAACCTGTAGAGGTACACAAAGAGAAGGCCATTGAAAAGCATATTGCCCTTGTAAGAGAAGCCAAGAATAAAGGTGCACAAATCGTCTGTTTACAGGAAATTTTCTATGGTCCATATTTTTGTGCTGAGCAAACCACCAAATGGTATGAAAGTGCGGAGGAAATTCCAAATGGACCAACAACAAAGCTATTTCAGGAGTTGGCCAAAGAATTAGAAATTGTTATTATCTTACCTATTTATGAACGAGAAGGAATCTCAACCTATTACAATACTGCTGCTGTAATAGATGCAGATGGCTCGTACTTAGGTAAATATAGAAAACAACACATTCCTCATGTAGGAGTTGGCAACGAGGGGTGCGGATTCTGGGAGAAATATTATTTTAAACCCGGAAACAATGGGTACCAAGTATTTGATACAGCGTTTGCTAAGGTTGGAGTGTACATTTGTTATGACCGCCACTTCCCAGAGGGAGCACGTTTACTTGGATTACATGGAGCTGAAATTGTATTTAATCCTTCTGCTACCGTCGCTGGTTTATCCGAATATTTATGGAAATTGGAACAACCCGCTCATGCTGTTGCCAATGGCTATTATATTGCAGCTATTAACCGTGTAGGTGTAGAAGCGCCATGGAATATGGGTGAATTCTACGGACAATCTTACTTAGCCGACCCAAGAGGTAGTTTTGTAGCGATGGGTAGCCGCGATAAAGATGAAATTATAATTGGTGAAATGGATAAAAGGATGATACGGGAAGTGCGAGATACTTGGCAGTTTTACCGAGACCGTCGTCCTGAAACCTATAAAGATATGACAGCTCTTCTACCTTGA
- a CDS encoding amino acid permease — MKSADASHGEKTIKWWQLSLLGVACTIGTGFFLGSSIAINMAGPSVVLAYVLAAIGTYVVFEALAKMTIADPQKGSFRTYAKKAYGRWAGFSSGWVYWASEMLIMGSQLTALSIFTRLWFPNVPLWMLASVYAVLGIIVVLLGSKGFDRIENVLAVIKIAAIVMFIILAVLALFGVLNGGSPEKDTIPTSIPSLFPNGFTGFWSSLIFGFYGYAGIEIMGLLAVRLKKMTDAPKSGKVMLLLLAVIYVSSIGLALTLVRWNHFSTEQSPFITALADFNIPYIPHIFNGVFIIAGFSTMAASLFAVTSILVTLAADRDAPAIFEKKIKNKVALPAICLTTLGIIASIVLALIMPERIYEYVTTAASLMLLYNWIFILCSYKRLTKLKAGDNVKRLLGLLLVLLGVSGTLFHHTSRPGFFVSLMFIIVIAIVTLIMRKHWKKEDDPTDKGTLFTKI; from the coding sequence TTGAAAAGCGCAGACGCGAGTCACGGAGAAAAAACAATTAAGTGGTGGCAACTATCATTACTTGGAGTAGCATGTACAATTGGTACTGGCTTTTTTCTTGGGTCAAGCATTGCCATCAATATGGCTGGACCATCTGTTGTTTTGGCTTACGTCTTAGCAGCAATAGGTACTTATGTCGTATTTGAAGCTCTCGCTAAAATGACAATTGCAGACCCACAAAAAGGTTCTTTTCGAACATATGCTAAAAAAGCATATGGTCGGTGGGCTGGTTTTAGTAGTGGTTGGGTGTATTGGGCATCAGAGATGCTTATTATGGGAAGTCAACTAACGGCTTTGTCTATTTTTACGCGCCTCTGGTTTCCGAACGTACCACTTTGGATGTTAGCTAGCGTTTATGCTGTTCTAGGAATTATTGTAGTCTTACTTGGATCAAAAGGATTTGACCGGATTGAAAATGTACTAGCTGTCATCAAGATTGCAGCCATTGTAATGTTTATTATCCTTGCTGTACTCGCATTATTTGGTGTGTTAAATGGAGGAAGCCCTGAGAAAGATACAATTCCAACATCAATACCATCTCTTTTTCCGAATGGATTCACAGGGTTTTGGTCATCGTTAATATTTGGTTTTTATGGGTATGCTGGAATTGAAATTATGGGGTTATTAGCCGTTCGTTTGAAAAAAATGACCGATGCCCCTAAGTCAGGAAAAGTCATGTTGTTATTATTAGCTGTTATTTATGTGTCTTCAATTGGACTTGCTCTTACACTTGTAAGGTGGAATCACTTTTCCACAGAGCAGAGCCCTTTTATAACAGCATTAGCAGACTTTAACATCCCATATATCCCTCATATTTTTAATGGGGTTTTTATTATTGCCGGTTTCTCAACCATGGCTGCGTCTCTTTTTGCTGTGACAAGTATCCTTGTTACGTTAGCAGCTGACAGAGATGCACCAGCTATTTTTGAGAAGAAAATAAAAAATAAAGTGGCATTGCCAGCTATCTGCCTCACCACTTTAGGGATTATTGCTTCAATCGTTTTGGCTTTAATCATGCCAGAACGAATTTATGAATATGTAACAACAGCCGCTAGTTTAATGCTTCTTTATAACTGGATTTTTATTCTTTGCTCATACAAACGGTTAACTAAACTAAAGGCCGGTGATAATGTAAAACGACTGCTCGGGTTACTACTCGTATTGCTTGGTGTGAGTGGAACTTTATTTCATCATACAAGTCGTCCAGGTTTTTTTGTAAGTCTTATGTTTATCATCGTGATTGCGATTGTCACATTAATTATGAGGAAACATTGGAAGAAAGAAGATGACCCAACAGATAAGGGAACTCTTTTTACAAAAATATAA
- a CDS encoding LysE family translocator, with product MSLFLGYVFLGLSLAAPIGPVNAAQLDTGIKKGFLHAWIVGLGATVADGFYMLLVFLGVVHFIDLPFMQTFLWIFGAFVLMYTGYESLLGANEVKVKSERTSEGSHFKSFMSGFFISLFNPLTILFWLGIFGSVLTKTVHTYGAHKVMLYTAAIFVGITIWDITMAGLSSTLRKYLTTRLLKTISILSGLSLIGFGIYFAIQAFDVIFL from the coding sequence ATGAGTTTGTTCTTAGGGTATGTGTTTTTAGGGTTGTCACTGGCGGCACCAATCGGGCCAGTTAATGCAGCTCAACTTGATACCGGCATTAAAAAAGGGTTTTTGCACGCTTGGATAGTTGGATTAGGAGCAACTGTGGCTGATGGATTTTATATGCTTCTTGTTTTTTTAGGAGTCGTTCATTTTATTGATCTGCCATTTATGCAAACTTTTCTATGGATATTCGGTGCCTTTGTATTAATGTATACGGGGTATGAGAGTTTATTAGGGGCGAACGAAGTAAAGGTGAAGAGTGAAAGAACGAGTGAAGGTTCTCACTTTAAATCATTTATGTCTGGTTTTTTTATCTCTTTGTTTAATCCGCTTACGATTTTGTTTTGGCTTGGTATCTTTGGATCGGTGTTAACAAAAACGGTACATACGTACGGGGCGCATAAAGTGATGTTATATACTGCGGCGATTTTTGTAGGGATTACGATTTGGGATATTACAATGGCAGGCCTATCAAGTACATTACGAAAGTACTTGACGACCCGCCTTCTAAAAACAATTTCAATTCTATCAGGTCTTTCACTTATTGGATTTGGAATATATTTCGCCATACAAGCTTTTGACGTTATATTTTTGTAA